A genomic stretch from Aedes albopictus strain Foshan chromosome 2, AalbF5, whole genome shotgun sequence includes:
- the LOC134287425 gene encoding uncharacterized protein LOC134287425: MDENSFPGKLTRLIRATMDGLQNSVRISGELSSSFESRRRLRQGDELSCLLFNIALEGVMRRTGLNSRGTIFTKSSKFVCFADDMNIIARTFGTVAELYTCLKREAAKVGLVVNAAKTKYMLVGGTERDSTSLGNNVTIDGDTFEVVEEFVNLGSLLTADNNVSRKIRRRIISGSRAYYGLQKKLRSKNIHPAPNVPCTRR, encoded by the coding sequence atggacgagaacagctttcccgggaagcttaccagactgattagagcaacgatggacggtttgcagaacagcgtaaggatttcgggtgaactatccagctcattcgaatctagacggagactacgacaaggtgatgaactttcctgcctactattcaacatcgccctggaaggtgttatgcgacgaaccgggctcaacagtcggggtacgatcttcacgaaatccagcaaatttgtctgttttgcggatgacatgaatattattgctagaacatttggaacggtggcagaactgtacacctgcctgaaacgcgaagcagcaaaggtcggactggtggtgaatgcggctaagacaaagtacatgctggtaggtgggactgagcgagacagcacAAGCCTTGGcaacaatgttacgatagacggggatactttcgaggtggtagaagaattcgtcaaccttggttccttgctaacggctgacaataacgtgagccgtaaaatacgaaggcgcatcatcagtggaagtcgtgcctactatgggctccagaagaaactgcggtcaaaaaatattcaccccgcaccaaatgtaccatgtacaagacgctaa